A portion of the Nitratidesulfovibrio termitidis HI1 genome contains these proteins:
- a CDS encoding RlmE family RNA methyltransferase: MKTYRDHYFLKAKQENYPARSIYKLKEIDNRFKLFRQGMKVLDLGAAPGSWSLGAAERVGAKGRVLACDLQTTETQFPPNVTFMQEDVFNRSEAFEDALATMGPFHVVISDMAPRTTGTRFTDQARSLELCIEALAVADHCLIKGGSFVVKIFMGPDVKQLHDALRARFETVKTFKPKSSRVESKETFYVCLGYRGDGQQD; the protein is encoded by the coding sequence ATGAAGACATACCGAGACCACTATTTTCTGAAGGCCAAGCAGGAAAACTATCCCGCGCGGTCCATCTACAAGCTGAAGGAAATCGACAATCGCTTCAAGCTGTTCCGCCAGGGCATGAAGGTGCTGGACCTGGGGGCTGCCCCCGGCTCGTGGTCGCTTGGCGCGGCCGAGCGGGTGGGGGCGAAGGGGCGGGTGCTGGCCTGCGACCTGCAAACCACCGAAACCCAGTTTCCGCCCAACGTCACCTTCATGCAAGAGGACGTGTTCAACCGCTCCGAGGCCTTCGAGGACGCGCTGGCGACCATGGGGCCGTTCCATGTCGTGATCAGCGACATGGCCCCGCGTACCACAGGCACACGGTTCACCGATCAGGCCCGTTCGCTTGAATTGTGCATCGAGGCCCTTGCGGTGGCGGACCATTGCCTGATAAAGGGCGGCAGTTTCGTGGTCAAGATTTTCATGGGGCCGGACGTCAAGCAACTGCATGATGCGCTGCGGGCCCGCTTCGAGACCGTGAAGACCTTCAAGCCCAAAAGCTCGCGGGTCGAAAGCAAGGAAACATTCTACGTCTGCCTCGGATACCGGGGCGACGGACAGCAGGACTGA
- a CDS encoding YebC/PmpR family DNA-binding transcriptional regulator has translation MAGHSKWANIQHRKGRQDAKRGKLFTKAAKEIIIAAKGGGDPASNARLRAAIAAAKAVNLPKDKIDNAIKKGTGELAGGDILEISYEGYGPGGVALIVEAATDNRNRTVAEVRHILSKHGGSMGEAGCVGWMFERKGVITMDGGKYTEDQVMEAALEAGADDVRDEGGTWEIHTAVADFAAVRDALEAAGLEMDSAELSMIPQNTVEVDAETGRKLMRLVDALEDNDDVQNVHANFDLPDEVLAELE, from the coding sequence ATGGCCGGACATAGCAAATGGGCCAACATCCAGCACCGCAAGGGGCGTCAGGACGCCAAGCGCGGCAAGCTGTTCACCAAGGCCGCCAAGGAAATCATCATCGCCGCCAAGGGCGGTGGCGACCCGGCCAGCAACGCCCGCCTGCGCGCCGCCATTGCCGCCGCCAAGGCCGTGAACCTGCCCAAGGACAAGATCGACAACGCCATCAAGAAGGGCACCGGTGAACTGGCGGGCGGCGACATCCTTGAAATCTCGTACGAGGGCTACGGCCCCGGCGGCGTGGCGCTGATCGTGGAAGCGGCCACCGACAACCGCAACCGCACCGTGGCCGAAGTGCGCCACATCCTTTCCAAGCACGGCGGCTCCATGGGCGAGGCCGGGTGCGTGGGCTGGATGTTCGAACGCAAGGGCGTGATCACCATGGACGGTGGCAAGTACACCGAAGATCAGGTGATGGAAGCCGCGCTGGAAGCGGGCGCCGACGACGTGCGCGACGAGGGCGGCACCTGGGAAATCCACACCGCCGTGGCCGACTTTGCCGCCGTGCGCGACGCGCTGGAAGCCGCAGGCCTGGAAATGGATTCCGCCGAATTGTCCATGATTCCCCAGAACACGGTGGAAGTGGACGCGGAAACCGGCCGCAAGCTGATGCGTCTGGTGGACGCCCTGGAAGACAACGACGACGTGCAGAACGTGCACGCCAACTTCGACCTGCCCGACGAAGTGCTGGCCGAACTGGAATAG
- the ruvC gene encoding crossover junction endodeoxyribonuclease RuvC, with product MPLRKPASPQAETPARPASAAGGVTVIGIDPGSQCTGWGVVREASGVLTLVDCGAIRPKGEDFAARLGHLFRELHALVGRYTPDEAAIENVHAARNVATALKLGQARGVAVAACAAHGVVVADYQPTEIKKALVGTGGADKEQVSFMVARVLGAKGGWGLDTGDALAAAVCHLNARRLSRLAKLG from the coding sequence ATGCCCCTCCGCAAGCCCGCATCCCCCCAGGCGGAAACGCCTGCCCGCCCTGCATCAGCCGCCGGTGGCGTCACCGTCATCGGCATCGACCCCGGCTCGCAGTGCACCGGCTGGGGGGTGGTGCGCGAGGCGTCGGGCGTGCTCACCCTGGTGGACTGCGGAGCCATTCGCCCCAAGGGCGAGGACTTTGCCGCGCGGCTGGGCCACCTGTTCCGTGAACTGCACGCCCTGGTGGGGCGGTACACCCCGGACGAGGCGGCCATCGAGAATGTGCACGCCGCCCGCAACGTGGCCACCGCCCTCAAGCTGGGGCAGGCGCGCGGGGTGGCCGTGGCCGCCTGCGCCGCGCACGGGGTGGTGGTGGCCGACTATCAGCCCACGGAAATCAAGAAGGCCCTGGTGGGCACCGGCGGGGCGGACAAGGAACAGGTAAGCTTCATGGTGGCGCGGGTGCTGGGCGCAAAGGGCGGCTGGGGGCTGGATACCGGCGACGCGCTGGCCGCCGCCGTGTGCCACCTGAACGCCCGGCGGCTGTCCCGGCTGGCAAAGCTGGGCTGA
- a CDS encoding sensor domain-containing diguanylate cyclase: MPLPPRLPSPFTWFRQQAERTPLRLLLLTLVLLLPCVLYAADRYADMWAIHALDEIVAEARARLALRQRTMNDEFELAFAGLRRLPDLLAQDDRVRDEVAPRPEAAPQQPLLPNVGRRAPLNAFLKTFAETMGLHIAWLMDHTGATIATSNYDAADSLLGTSYADRAYFIAAMSGERGRQFAVGRVSSVPGFFFASPVRQYGTVLGVVGVKADLPTLSRRLRLDAAFVTDEQGVVVLANDKAHIFHALPDAPVRDMPVSARILRYKREAFPELSLRPFVVRGITARHGLTLIGDATRPALLGVTPRPQDGLSLHVAEEVGEALTLEDRRQERFRFAVLCGMAALGTLLSAAIYTLHNRSQLHIIAGNNQTLTRLNEELRRMAERDHLTGCFNRRRLDEAMNAELARSARSGHPLALAMLDLDHFKAVNDRHGHGVGDAMLAHVTEVIRNQLREPDLLARVGGEEFALLLPDTGEREAVVLLERIRRKVEETPLSHVDTPIPMTVSMGVAQARPDIEPGRWLHEADAALYMAKRCGRNRTVRASQVPDDTLTGGSAPLHCAILNEAASED; this comes from the coding sequence ATGCCCTTGCCGCCCCGCCTGCCTTCGCCCTTCACGTGGTTCCGCCAGCAGGCGGAGCGCACGCCCCTTCGCCTGCTGCTGCTGACGCTGGTGCTGCTGCTGCCCTGCGTACTCTATGCAGCCGACAGATATGCAGACATGTGGGCCATCCACGCCCTGGACGAGATCGTGGCCGAGGCAAGGGCACGGCTGGCCCTGCGCCAGCGCACCATGAACGACGAATTCGAACTGGCCTTCGCCGGGCTGCGCCGCCTGCCCGATCTGCTGGCCCAGGACGACAGGGTACGCGACGAGGTGGCTCCACGGCCCGAGGCGGCCCCGCAACAACCACTCCTGCCAAACGTGGGGCGCCGCGCCCCGCTCAACGCCTTTCTGAAAACCTTTGCCGAAACCATGGGCCTGCACATCGCCTGGCTCATGGACCACACGGGCGCGACCATCGCCACCAGCAACTACGATGCGGCGGACAGCCTGCTGGGCACCAGCTACGCCGACCGCGCCTACTTCATCGCCGCCATGTCCGGCGAACGTGGCCGCCAGTTCGCCGTGGGGCGCGTGTCCAGCGTGCCGGGATTCTTCTTCGCCTCTCCGGTGCGCCAGTACGGCACGGTGCTGGGCGTGGTGGGCGTGAAGGCCGACCTGCCCACCCTTTCGCGCCGATTGCGCCTGGACGCCGCCTTCGTCACCGACGAACAGGGCGTGGTGGTGCTGGCCAACGACAAGGCGCACATCTTCCATGCCCTGCCGGATGCCCCGGTGCGCGACATGCCCGTTTCGGCGCGCATCCTGCGCTACAAGCGCGAGGCGTTTCCCGAACTGTCGCTGCGCCCCTTCGTGGTGCGCGGCATCACCGCAAGGCACGGCCTGACGCTCATCGGCGATGCCACGCGCCCCGCGCTGCTGGGGGTGACCCCTCGCCCGCAGGACGGCCTTTCGCTGCATGTGGCCGAAGAGGTGGGCGAAGCCCTGACCCTGGAGGACCGGCGCCAGGAGCGCTTCCGCTTCGCCGTGCTGTGCGGCATGGCCGCGTTGGGCACCCTGCTTTCCGCCGCCATCTACACCCTGCACAACCGGTCCCAGTTGCACATCATCGCGGGCAACAACCAGACCCTCACCCGCCTGAACGAAGAACTGCGCCGCATGGCGGAGCGCGACCACCTGACCGGGTGCTTCAACCGGCGGCGGCTGGACGAGGCCATGAACGCCGAACTGGCCCGCAGCGCGCGCAGCGGACACCCCCTGGCCCTGGCCATGCTGGACCTGGACCACTTCAAGGCGGTGAATGACCGGCACGGCCACGGCGTGGGCGACGCCATGCTGGCCCACGTGACCGAGGTCATCCGCAACCAGTTGCGCGAGCCGGACCTGCTGGCCCGCGTGGGCGGCGAGGAATTCGCCCTGCTGTTGCCCGACACGGGCGAGCGCGAGGCCGTGGTGCTGCTGGAACGGATACGCCGCAAGGTGGAGGAAACACCCCTGTCCCATGTCGACACGCCCATCCCCATGACCGTCAGCATGGGCGTGGCCCAGGCGCGGCCGGACATCGAGCCGGGCCGCTGGCTGCACGAGGCGGACGCCGCGCTGTACATGGCCAAGCGCTGTGGCCGCAACCGCACGGTGCGGGCATCGCAGGTGCCGGACGACACGCTTACGGGCGGCAGCGCGCCGCTGCACTGCGCCATCCTGAATGAGGCCGCGAGCGAAGACTGA